A DNA window from Pyrus communis chromosome 3, drPyrComm1.1, whole genome shotgun sequence contains the following coding sequences:
- the LOC137728228 gene encoding uncharacterized protein produces MGLFYSKNSTDDQIHLEAGNLGDTIREESNSSSQDQAKAMIFIRRHLDEALKSEYLTVEDPLALWNALRNRYNHQTTVILPRARYEWTHLRIQDFKSVAEYNSALFRITSQMKLCGDIITEEHMLEKTLSTFHASNVLLQQQYRARGYTEYNQLISVLLVAEQNDELLMKNHHSRPTGSAPFPEVNAASLEVNATSSGGDNHKRGRGHKRGRWNRKGKNHGVQFHHQVPRHNSSPSFKNTNRHKGQLNTTHLDVSDYIVERGNEVYRSD; encoded by the exons atgggtctcttctactcaaagaacTCCACAGATGACCAG attcatctggaagcagggaatcttggagataccatcagggaagagagcaactcatcctctcaagatcAGGCAAAGGCCATGATTTTCATTCGCCGCCATCTTGATGAGGCGCTAAAGAGCGAGtacttaacggttgaagatccgttagctctctggaatgccttgagaaacagatacaatcaccagacaacggtgattcttccaagggccCGCTATGAGTGGACTCATCTGAGGATCCAAGACTTCAAGTCAGTGGCAGAATACAATTCTGCattgttcagaattacctctcagATGAAGCTCTGTGGGGATATTATTACTGAGGAGCATATGCTGGAAAAAACTctcagcacatttcatgcctccaacgtgctcctgcagcagcagtatagagcACGAGGCTACACTgagtacaaccagctgatatctgtGCTCTTAGTAGCTGAACAGAATGatgagctcctgatgaaaaaccatcattcccgacctactggatctgcaccattcccagaagtgaatgctgcttcccttgaagtgaacgccacatcctctggtggtgataatcataaacgaggacgtGGCCACAAGCGAGGTCGATGGAATAGAAAAGGCAAGAACCATGGAGTTCAGTTTCACCACCAGGTTCCGAGGCATAATTCAAGCCCGAGCTTCAAAAATAcgaatcgccacaaag ggcagttgaacacaactcATCTAGATGTTTCAGACTATATTGTGGAAAGGGGAAATGAAGTATATCGGTCcgattga